ACATTTTATAGTCTATTCCTACTTTTTATATTTATTCAGATTTTTTTGATAATCCTAAAATTAGTGCTCCAACTATACTTCCTATAATTATAGCCATTAAGTATAAGAAGAAATTAGAACTTAATAACATTACTAAGATTCCACCATGAGGAGCAGGAATTTTAATGTTATAGAACATAGTTAATGCTCCAGCTATTCCTGAACCTATAATACATCCTGGTAAAACTCTTAAAGGATTAGCGGCAGCAAATGGTATAGCACCTTCAGTTATAAATGATAATCCCATAATATAGTTTGAAAGTCCAGCTTCTCTATCTTCTTTGTTATATTTATTTTTAAATATTGTAGTAGCAAGAGCAATAGCAAGTGGTGGAACCATACCTCCAGCCATAACAGCAGCCATAGCACTTGAACCTCCTGTTGCAAGAGATGCTTCTAATGTTCCAGTACCGAATACATATGCAGCCTTATTAATAGGACCACCCATATCAACAGCCATCATAGCTCCTAAAACAAGTCCAAGTAAAACTCTTGAAGTTCCACTCATATTGTTTAAGAAATTAGTTAATGCAACATTTAGATAATTAGTTATTGGGTTTAAAACTAATAACATTACAAATCCAGTTATAAGAACAGTGATAAAAGGCATAAATAATATTAAGTTAATTCCTCTTAATTTATCTGAAACATTTCTAGTATATTTAGAATAAGCTTTAGTTAAGTAACCTGCAAATAGACCTCCAGCTAATGCACCTAAGAATCCTGAACCTTGTGATGCGGCTAAAGATCCAGCAACAAGCCCAGCAGCAAGAGCAGATTTTTCTCCTATGCTATATGCGATATATCCACCAAGTATAGGTACGAATAATCCAAATGCAGCTTTACCTATAGTCATGAAGCTTGCAGCAAGAGGAGCAGTAGAACCAAATCCTCCACCAACATTTGAGTTACCCATTAAACTATCTATTAAGAAAGCAATAGCTATAAGTATTCCACCACTTATTACTAGAGGAAGCATATATGATACACCACTCATTAAATGGTTATATAATTTTTTAGAATCATTAGATGCTTCTGATGCAGTTTTAGAATTTCCTTCAAAGTTTGCAACTTCACCTTTACCATCTAAGATATCTTGTATTAATTGTTTAGCTTTATTAATTCCATCTTTTGCAGAAACTTTAATAACTTTATGTCCGTTGAATCTTTCTTCATTAACAGATTTATTTATAGCAAGAATTACACCTTTTGCATTTTTTAAATCTTCTTTTGTAATTTCATTTTTTCTACCATCTGTACCATTAGTTTCTACTTTGATCTTTACACCCATTTCACGAGCAGCTTTTACTAAGGCATCACGAGCCATGAAAGTATGAGCTATACCTGTAGGACATGCAGTAACTGCAACAACATATTTTTCAGGATCTTCAAAAGTTTCATTTGTTTCTTCGTTTTCATT
The nucleotide sequence above comes from Pseudostreptobacillus hongkongensis. Encoded proteins:
- a CDS encoding PTS fructose transporter subunit IIABC, which translates into the protein MKLENLISKNQVLFNLKAKNKTEALEEMTKSFNQDIINDYEKFINDLKAREELGHTALEEGVATPHAKSSSVNKPALLVATSKDGIDFSEGEEKPSKVFFMIAVPENEANLHIDILTKLADIIGDEDKINDLVNASTYEEVIELIKGNENEETNETFEDPEKYVVAVTACPTGIAHTFMARDALVKAAREMGVKIKVETNGTDGRKNEITKEDLKNAKGVILAINKSVNEERFNGHKVIKVSAKDGINKAKQLIQDILDGKGEVANFEGNSKTASEASNDSKKLYNHLMSGVSYMLPLVISGGILIAIAFLIDSLMGNSNVGGGFGSTAPLAASFMTIGKAAFGLFVPILGGYIAYSIGEKSALAAGLVAGSLAASQGSGFLGALAGGLFAGYLTKAYSKYTRNVSDKLRGINLILFMPFITVLITGFVMLLVLNPITNYLNVALTNFLNNMSGTSRVLLGLVLGAMMAVDMGGPINKAAYVFGTGTLEASLATGGSSAMAAVMAGGMVPPLAIALATTIFKNKYNKEDREAGLSNYIMGLSFITEGAIPFAAANPLRVLPGCIIGSGIAGALTMFYNIKIPAPHGGILVMLLSSNFFLYLMAIIIGSIVGALILGLSKKSE